Proteins co-encoded in one Bacteroidota bacterium genomic window:
- a CDS encoding mobile mystery protein B — protein MGLEIDYIEGQTPLDEDEKEGLLIKSITTRGELDEFEQLNIEKAIQWTIGKKWKPEYILSEVFVKELHKRMFNEVWSWAGKFRITNKNIGVDKYEIGISLKQLLDDSLYWLENKTYSDEEIAIRFKHRIVSIHCFANGNGRHSRLMADIIIKQIFGRSIFTWSRTNINKTGESRCVYLMAIRQADSGDINPLINFAKS, from the coding sequence GGGATTAGAGATTGATTATATTGAAGGCCAAACACCTTTAGATGAAGATGAAAAGGAGGGATTATTAATAAAATCAATTACAACTCGTGGTGAATTGGATGAATTTGAACAACTGAATATTGAAAAGGCAATCCAGTGGACTATAGGTAAAAAATGGAAACCTGAGTATATCCTATCTGAGGTTTTTGTCAAAGAACTTCATAAAAGGATGTTTAATGAAGTCTGGTCCTGGGCTGGGAAATTTAGAATAACAAATAAAAATATTGGAGTAGATAAATACGAAATAGGAATTTCTTTGAAACAATTATTGGATGATAGTCTTTATTGGTTAGAAAACAAAACTTATTCAGATGAAGAAATTGCTATAAGATTTAAACATAGAATTGTAAGCATTCATTGTTTTGCAAACGGTAATGGTAGACATTCAAGGTTAATGGCAGATATCATTATTAAACAAATATTTGGAAGATCAATATTCACATGGAGTAGAACAAATATAAACAAAACGGGCGAATCAAGATGTGTATATTTAATGGCAATAAGGCAAGCTGATTCTGGCGATATTAATCCATTAATTAATTTTGCTAAATCATAA